From Thermogladius calderae 1633, a single genomic window includes:
- a CDS encoding methionine synthase II (cobalamin-independent)-like protein, with the protein MKTSHVGSFPLEFSLENVGLIAGDLQEIGVDVPPYPQLRNFVEIYMEPLVASGFVALRGESYFLNKSLQVEDVVFESRIEEAEVFVDRARSLGFKGLRAPVTGPFTLSSEVLLAEGGGLESTGIANADVVRTMARYVNSVLKYMERLGYNYLFIDEPILGVIVGTRRLLFGWGEGDIADVIETVFKGIGGYHGIHVCGRVSKRLFDLLVGVPVLDFLNFEFHDSPENTNIVNGEILSSKGKVLAPGVASSKRPEVESVEEIKGLLRELLAKARGRVDLVSADCGFGGLSTASGSRRDAYEVALKKLANIKKAVLDLS; encoded by the coding sequence GTGAAGACAAGCCACGTTGGTAGCTTCCCGTTGGAGTTTAGCTTGGAGAACGTGGGCTTGATCGCGGGAGACCTCCAAGAGATAGGCGTTGACGTGCCCCCCTACCCGCAGTTGAGGAACTTCGTAGAAATATACATGGAGCCCCTGGTAGCCAGCGGCTTTGTAGCCCTGAGAGGCGAGAGCTATTTCCTCAACAAGAGCCTCCAGGTCGAGGACGTAGTTTTCGAAAGTAGGATAGAGGAAGCAGAGGTCTTCGTAGACCGCGCGCGGAGTTTAGGCTTTAAGGGGTTAAGAGCCCCGGTTACAGGGCCTTTCACACTCTCAAGTGAGGTTTTGCTCGCGGAGGGGGGCGGCCTCGAGTCCACAGGCATAGCGAACGCTGACGTAGTGAGAACCATGGCGAGGTACGTTAACAGCGTCCTGAAGTACATGGAGAGACTGGGCTACAACTACCTCTTCATAGACGAGCCCATACTAGGGGTGATTGTAGGCACGCGGAGATTACTCTTCGGCTGGGGAGAGGGGGACATAGCAGACGTGATCGAGACCGTTTTCAAGGGAATAGGCGGGTACCACGGGATCCACGTCTGTGGCAGGGTCAGTAAGAGGCTGTTCGACCTGTTAGTGGGCGTCCCCGTGTTAGATTTCCTAAATTTCGAGTTTCACGACTCTCCAGAAAACACGAATATTGTAAACGGCGAAATACTATCGTCTAAGGGCAAAGTTCTGGCTCCAGGTGTGGCCAGTAGCAAGAGACCTGAAGTAGAAAGTGTAGAGGAAATAAAGGGTCTACTGAGAGAGCTACTCGCGAAGGCGAGAGGAAGAGTCGACCTGGTCTCTGCTGATTGTGGTTTCGGTGGGCTGTCGACAGCCTCGGGCTCTAGGAGGGATGCTTACGAGGTCGCGTTGAAGAAGCTCGCTAACATTAAGAAGGCGGTACTCGACCTCTCTTAG
- a CDS encoding radical SAM protein, whose translation MGTCSFCGRSSRTISSFLGVCVDCLRRNKSALDHVLKLHEEVRRELGKQQEPTGNGLKCTLCGRSCSLSNGEVGYCGLRYSTAGKVVGFLRADTMLGHVYYDPHPTNCVAVEVCPAARGVGYPVYALTPTGEPGFYNIAVFFGSCNLNCLFCQNWEHHFIAVKKRPRFTIDDLVKAVNERTTCVCFFGGDPSVFSTAAIVAARRMIKKAKEVGLKVFRVCWETNGLWNPAIFEKAVELSLETGGIVKVDMKAWSPEVYSALTGVRPEHVHLIRENVKRAAKLFERRREPPLLVVSVLLVPGYLDDYELDGITKFVAGLNPDIPVVFLGFHPDFYLNDLPRELPPLQPICPPPSDHGGGS comes from the coding sequence ATGGGCACGTGCTCTTTTTGCGGACGGTCCTCGAGGACGATCTCGTCCTTTCTAGGAGTTTGCGTAGACTGTCTAAGGAGGAACAAGAGCGCACTCGACCACGTATTGAAGCTCCACGAAGAGGTCCGAAGAGAGCTGGGCAAACAGCAGGAGCCTACTGGCAACGGTTTGAAGTGTACCCTGTGCGGTAGGTCTTGCTCTCTCAGTAATGGGGAGGTCGGCTATTGTGGACTCAGGTACTCGACCGCTGGGAAGGTCGTCGGCTTTCTCAGAGCAGATACTATGCTGGGCCACGTGTACTACGACCCCCACCCGACGAACTGCGTAGCGGTCGAGGTATGCCCGGCAGCTAGAGGAGTTGGCTACCCGGTCTACGCTCTCACCCCCACCGGGGAGCCGGGCTTTTACAACATCGCTGTATTCTTCGGCTCTTGTAATCTGAATTGCCTCTTCTGTCAGAACTGGGAACACCACTTCATAGCGGTTAAGAAGAGACCTCGCTTCACTATCGATGACCTTGTGAAGGCTGTAAACGAGCGGACCACCTGCGTCTGCTTCTTCGGTGGAGACCCGTCTGTGTTCTCCACCGCGGCCATCGTCGCGGCAAGGAGGATGATTAAAAAGGCAAAAGAAGTCGGACTCAAGGTTTTCAGGGTCTGTTGGGAGACCAACGGGCTCTGGAACCCGGCGATCTTCGAGAAGGCGGTCGAGCTCTCACTCGAGACAGGGGGCATAGTTAAGGTCGACATGAAGGCATGGAGCCCAGAGGTCTACAGCGCGTTGACGGGGGTGAGACCCGAACACGTTCACCTGATCAGGGAGAACGTGAAGAGAGCGGCGAAGCTCTTTGAAAGGAGGAGGGAGCCCCCGCTACTAGTCGTATCGGTACTACTCGTACCAGGCTACCTAGACGACTACGAGCTGGACGGTATCACGAAGTTTGTCGCGGGCCTGAACCCCGACATACCGGTCGTCTTTCTGGGCTTCCACCCGGACTTCTACCTCAACGACCTCCCTAGGGAGCTCCCCCCTCTTCAGCCGATATGCCCCCCTCCTTCAGACCATGGAGGGGGGTCGTGA
- a CDS encoding aldo/keto reductase — MGSDKVSAVGLGTWAIRDYGKAYEAYLYALSSGVNNVDTAEMYDGGKAEEFVGKLVKAVGRDNVFITTKMLPDRLVDKDLIIKAARAALRRLGVNYVDLYLIHWPNTSISIEEQVRNFEIVAKEGLTRYIGVSNFDLTELKRAINALSRERIVVNQVHYSVLHKGEVEEALLPFCRANNIAIQAYMPLERGAVATHPVIQKIASKYGRTPVQVALNYLISQDNVIPIPKAEKIEHVKEIMGSMGWRMGSEDLEELKRI, encoded by the coding sequence ATCGGCAGCGACAAGGTTTCCGCCGTTGGTCTAGGAACCTGGGCTATCAGAGACTACGGTAAGGCGTACGAGGCCTACCTGTACGCTCTGAGTAGCGGAGTCAACAACGTCGACACAGCCGAGATGTACGACGGCGGGAAGGCCGAAGAATTCGTTGGCAAGCTAGTCAAAGCCGTCGGTAGGGATAACGTTTTCATCACGACGAAGATGTTGCCCGACAGACTCGTCGACAAAGACCTCATTATCAAGGCCGCCAGAGCCGCCTTGAGGAGGTTGGGGGTAAACTACGTGGACTTGTACCTGATCCACTGGCCTAACACGTCTATAAGTATAGAGGAGCAGGTCAGGAACTTCGAGATCGTGGCAAAAGAGGGGCTGACAAGGTACATAGGAGTTAGCAACTTCGACCTCACCGAACTAAAGAGGGCAATAAACGCCCTCTCGAGGGAGAGGATAGTTGTAAATCAAGTCCACTACAGCGTCCTACATAAAGGAGAAGTTGAAGAGGCTCTCCTCCCTTTCTGCCGTGCAAACAACATCGCGATCCAGGCGTACATGCCGCTTGAGAGAGGCGCCGTAGCAACTCACCCGGTGATTCAGAAGATCGCCTCCAAGTACGGGAGGACACCAGTGCAGGTCGCCTTGAACTACCTGATAAGCCAGGACAACGTCATCCCCATCCCTAAGGCTGAAAAAATAGAACACGTGAAGGAGATAATGGGATCCATGGGCTGGAGGATGGGAAGCGAAGACCTAGAGGAACTCAAGAGAATATAA
- a CDS encoding radical SAM protein, whose translation MFNVVKLLELKEKLREEVRGLLSEREARQAENDSHAKRRPRPCGLTIHTSIGCFFQCRYCYIYDMGYPAKASPYPLSGIQVVYALLSNKYFIPSLQGTYLAVGSVSEPFHPLVKERTIEYVQAFYTYLGNPVQFSTKAYINRGDAARIADASRGLISPLVTIVTLNKWSELEPQAPKPELRLETIKNLREAGLKPFLFLRPIIPGVTEREYKEIVDQALEYGAVGVVAGGLRVTKSIIKNLKESGVDIREVLKRVDVPVEKMRNGVQYDVYTGDIKSGIQKYALKKGLLFFPSACMANLYTHGMKCWRMSLYGVEVSGMRKPRVDEVASLLGRLGFKASSVMVGEATIIARGKCVNCDPTFVSEVVLHEFRMCPKLRLSGD comes from the coding sequence TTGTTCAACGTAGTTAAGCTACTGGAGCTAAAAGAGAAACTCAGAGAGGAGGTCCGAGGCCTACTAAGCGAGAGGGAAGCCCGACAAGCCGAGAACGATTCCCACGCTAAAAGGAGGCCTAGGCCTTGCGGTCTGACCATCCACACCTCGATTGGCTGCTTCTTCCAGTGTAGGTACTGCTACATATACGATATGGGGTATCCAGCAAAGGCGAGCCCGTACCCGCTGAGCGGTATCCAAGTAGTCTACGCCCTCCTCTCAAACAAGTACTTCATACCGTCTCTGCAAGGGACATACCTCGCAGTAGGTAGCGTGTCGGAGCCTTTCCACCCCCTAGTAAAGGAGCGGACGATCGAGTACGTCCAGGCGTTCTACACGTACTTGGGCAACCCTGTCCAGTTCTCGACCAAGGCATACATCAATAGAGGAGACGCCGCGAGAATAGCCGATGCGAGCAGAGGGCTGATATCCCCGCTCGTCACGATCGTCACTTTGAACAAGTGGAGCGAACTCGAACCCCAGGCACCGAAGCCCGAGCTCAGGCTCGAGACTATAAAGAACCTGAGGGAAGCAGGGCTAAAGCCCTTCCTCTTCCTCAGACCTATAATACCCGGCGTGACCGAGCGTGAGTACAAGGAGATCGTTGACCAAGCCCTCGAGTACGGGGCAGTAGGTGTCGTGGCGGGCGGTTTGAGAGTCACGAAGAGCATCATAAAGAATTTGAAGGAGTCGGGCGTCGATATAAGGGAGGTCTTGAAAAGGGTAGACGTCCCAGTCGAGAAGATGAGAAACGGGGTGCAGTACGATGTCTATACCGGCGACATTAAGTCCGGGATCCAAAAGTACGCTTTGAAGAAAGGCTTGTTGTTCTTCCCTTCAGCCTGCATGGCGAACCTGTACACCCACGGAATGAAGTGCTGGAGGATGAGTCTGTACGGGGTCGAGGTTAGCGGGATGAGAAAGCCCCGCGTCGACGAAGTGGCCTCGCTCTTGGGGAGGCTAGGGTTCAAAGCGTCCTCGGTGATGGTGGGGGAGGCCACAATAATTGCTAGGGGGAAGTGCGTGAATTGCGACCCTACGTTTGTATCCGAGGTTGTCTTACACGAGTTCAGGATGTGCCCTAAGCTCAGGTTAAGTGGGGATTGA